Proteins encoded in a region of the Xylocopa sonorina isolate GNS202 chromosome 11, iyXylSono1_principal, whole genome shotgun sequence genome:
- the LOC143429220 gene encoding limbic system-associated membrane protein, translating into MVFLGWMLCIFLIGNRAAGNNGFKSYPTTVKTFENDTVLLPCYVEDFDNVQSRVRWWKDRILLADSGEPLTEPPERVRMYSNRSLEVSNVKRNDTGEYVCQASRPAPWGHATQVHEIEVMYPPSVHPVPKSGTLEVNLGEEVNMACVAEGVPVPVISWRNKDGEIPTLYDSTHLRFHAESPNDAGRYTCIANNDVGEPATATVDLYIRYKPRIEMTKTWIHAPPGIQVQLDCGVTAWPEATVEWYFNNRSVRYSSGIAKHNAGSDHSLVIRNVRTTDYGFYLCRASNSLGITEAAVELSGVANAAVFKKISRSLSKTSYNFVWEVYSYSPIIQYEFRFRKYTNGIPGQWRTLYIPSGNDGNSFIHTYSYKLTGLEEATHYEALVLSKNRYGWSKPSEIIRFATEGAPDKDNYVTNAIQEDKILPAVQLASISQHSPLDANGSGSSLNRETVTILTMMFLLYIFNVHSCSI; encoded by the exons ATGGTGTTCTTAGGCTGGATGCTTTGCATTTTTCTCATAG GTAATAGAGCGGCAGGGAACAATGGCTTCAAAAGCTACCCGACAACGGTGAAAACCTTCGAGAACGACACGGTTTTGCTTCCGTGTTACGTCGAGGACTTTG ATAATGTGCAGTCGAGGGTGAGGTGGTGGAAGGATCGTATCCTTTTGGCTGACAGCGGTGAACCGCTAACCGAGCCACCAGAAAGAGTTAGGATGTACTCAAACAGGAGCTTGGAGGTTTCCAATGTGAAACGGAACGACACCGGGGAATATGTGTGCCAGGCGTCTCGACCAGCCCCCTGGGGACATGCCACCCAAGTACACGAAATCGAAGTGATGT ATCCACCCAGTGTCCATCCGGTACCAAAATCTGGTACCCTCGAGGTGAATCTAGGGGAGGAGGTGAACATGGCGTGTGTCGCGGAAGGTGTTCCCGTCCCGGTGATATCATGGAGAAACAAG GACGGAGAAATACCAACTCTGTACGACAGCACGCATTTACGGTTCCACGCTGAATCTCCGAACGATGCTGGTCGATAtacttgcatcgcgaataacgaCGTCGGGGAGCCTGCCACGGCCACTGTGGATCTCTATATTAGAT ACAAACCAAGGATCGAAATGACGAAAACTTGGATACACGCACCTCCGGGGATACAGGTACAACTAGATTGCGGAGTGACTGCCTGGCCTGAGGCAACG GTGGAATGGTACTTCAACAACAGAAGCGTGAGATACTCGTCTGGAATAGCGAAGCACAACGCGGGCAGCGACCACAGCCTGGTGATAAGGAACGTAAGGACGACGGATTACGGTTTCTACCTGTGCAGGGCTTCTAATTCCTTGGGAATCACCGAGGCGGCGGTCGAATTATCGGGCGTCGCGAACGCGGCTGTATTTAAGAAGATCTCGCGCAGCCTCTCTAAAACCTCGTACAATTTCGTCTGGGAGGTCTACAGTTATAGTCCCATCATTCAATACGAGTTCAGATTTCGTAAATACACG AACGGCATCCCAGGCCAATGGCGTACATTGTACATACCCAGCGGTAACGATGGAAATAGTTTCATACACACGTACTCGTACAAATTGACGGGATTGGAGGAAGCGACGCATTACGAAGCGCTCGTTCTGTCGAAAAATCGTTACGGCTGGAGCAAGCCGTCGGAGATAATACGATTCGCCACGGAAGGTGCTC CTGACAAGGATAATTACGTGACAAACGCGATACAGGAGGATAAAATTTTGCCAG CGGTGCAACTTGCGTCGATATCGCAACATTCTCCGTTAGATGCCAATGGAAGCGGCTCCTCTTTAAATCGAGAAACAGTAACAATTCTGACGATGATGTTTCTGTTGTACATCTTCAACGTACACTCCTGTAGTATTTAA
- the Asnrs-m gene encoding asparagine--tRNA ligase, mitochondrial: MSFITCFKFSRNLLANLNFSKCNVHSMLQIYNDNFQNSVGRNIKVQGWVHGVRKMKDNIFIDIMDGSSPKMLQVIVRKHDKPDKLSFGSSITAEGTLALAPNGRVELHASNINVIGTCDVMDGYPFAPRKLYSEDYVRQYLHLRLRTRRFSSLLRLRDITSSAIDNYLRSRGFINIHTPVLTSNDCEGAGEIFVVKPHSKSLLKSMKRENIPEEESYFNTKAFLTVSGQLHLEAVTRAFTKVYTFSPTFRAENNKSRLHLSEFRMLEAEIAFTNNLDDIMDEVESLIKYIVKDVFEKGASDIDVIGGREIQWLNDKFARITYNDAINILENNADSLENPITYGDNLSKEHELFLVKHNNDIPVFVINWPKEIKPFYMKECNDDTSKVAAMDLLVPTVGELVGGSIREDDYEKLKSKLPLTSDLTWYLELRKYGNVPTGGFGMGFERFLQYIFDIPNIRDTLPFPRWPHNCNL; encoded by the exons ATGTCGTTTATAACCTGTTTCAAATTCAGCAGGAATTTACTTGCTAaccttaatttttcaaagtgcaATGTTCACAGTATGTTACAAATATATAATGATAATTTTCAAAATAGTGTTGGAAGGAATATAAAAGTACAG GGTTGGGTTCACGGAGTCAGGAAGATGAAGGATAACATTTTCATTGATATTATGGATGGTTCAAGTCCTAAAATGTTACAAGTTATCGTACGAAAACATGACAAACCAGATAAATTAAGTTTCGGAAGTAGTATCACGGCGGAAGGAACGTTAGCTTTGGCTCCTAATGGTAGAGTTGAATTACATGCAAGTAATATAAATGTAATCGGTACATGCGACGTTATGGACGGATATCCTTTTGCTCCAAGGAAATTGTATTCGGAAGATTATGTTAGGCAGTATTTGCATTTAAGGCTAAGAACTAGAAGATTCTCATCGTTGTTAAGATTACGGGATATAACATCTTCAGCTATTGATAATTACTTGAGATCGAGAGGTTTCATTAACATACATACACCAGTtttaacttcaaatgattgcgaaGGTGCTGGTGAAATATTTGTAGTGAAGCCACATTCTAAAAGTTTATTAAAATCTAtgaaaagagaaaatattccAGAAGAAGAATCTTATTTTAATACTAAAGCTTTTCTAACTGTTTCTGGCCAGTTACATTTAGAAGCCGTTACAAG AGCATTTACAAAGGTATACACCTTTAGTCCAACATTCAGAGCTGAAAATAATAAGTCGAGGTTACATTTATCTGAATTTCGTATGTTAGAAGCTGAGATAGCATTTACTAATAATCTTGATGATATAATGGATGAAGTTGAATCATTGATAAAGTACATAGTTAAAGATGTATTCGAAAAGGGTGCCTCTGATATAGATGTAATAGGTGGACGTGAAATACAGTGGTTAAATGACAAATTTGCACGTATAACATACAATGATGCAATTAACATTTTAGAAAACAATGCAGATTCATTAGAAAATCCTATTACTTATGGTGATAATCTATCTAAAGAACATGAATTGTTCTtggtgaaacataataatgatatTCCAGTATTTGTTATAAATTGGCCAAAAGAAATTAAACCCTTTTATATGAAAGAATGTAACGATGATACTTCAAAG GTTGCTGCAATGGATCTCTTAGTACCTACTGTAGGAGAATTAGTTGGCGGAAGTATACGCGAAGATGATTACGAAAAACTAAAATCCAAATTGCCTTTGACATCTGATCTTACTTGGTATTTGGAACTTCGAAAATATGGTAATGTTCCAACTGGAGGGTTTGGAATGGGATTCGAGAGATTTTTACAATATATTTTCGACATACCAAATATTAGAGACACCCTTCCCTTTCCGAGATGGCCTCATAATTGCAACTTATAA